CTCAATGGTCTCAAACTTTCATCATTGGCGTTTCTGTACtccagtttctttttatttattgaccAACATATCTGCAGATTTCAATATATCTGACTGGAATCATGGAGGAAAGGCCTTCCTAGCAGGCCTGTACTTTTCTCTTACTTGTGCTTTCTTCAGCAGGTCGGTGAAGACGGAGAACCAGTCGGGCGTGAGCGCCTCCAGCTCCAAAGTGATGATGGCCAAGGCCAACGTGGAGCCCTTGAACTGCCAAAGCTGGTGGCAGGCCATACAGTGCTGCACCTGCCTGGTCCACAACGCCACCTGGAAGCCCGGAGGCCTCTTCTGATGCCCCGGCCCGGCGGGGAGCAAGCCGGGGTCTGTCGTCGGGTCCCGGCCGGAGCCGAGCCCGATGGACGGAACGAGGTGAGGGTGGCCGGAGACGAGCAGGGCGTGAAACTGGACCGGAGgggagcagagagatgaagaggaacGAGACCAAAACGTTAGCATAATGATGTCATTGTTGTCTCATTGTCCATCATCCCTTACCTCTACTATGTCATAATTCATATAAATATCAAATACGCCGGTGCGTTTAACGTCCAAACATGCATATCTGACAACAGGTCAACACATCATTCACCCCTTTGACCCAGACTTCACCTTCATCCACCTGGAACACTGTCAATTTGCAGTCTGAGAATCTCTCCTCTTCTCACGTGGGAGGTAGAGAACATGACGGTCAGGTTTTTACTACTGAAGACCATCCTGTTCGCCTGAGGAATCATAGTAACCTTGTTCGTATTGTATCGTACGTGcagtgcttttctgtgtttccgTTTGTAGGCAGGAACTGTAAATCACAACCCGAGTGGGGGGGGGAGTCGATGTTAAAAAGGACGCTTTGAATTTTTAATTTAGAcgatttcttcttcttcttgtcacaCAGTGGTTAGAAAAAGCCCTGCTGACAGCTTGTTAGTCAGCTTGACTGAAACCAGCGGTCCTAAAATCTAGAAGCCAGCTAGCCTGAGCCCGCTGGTTTAAATGAAGAAAGCTAAAAAGCGAATCACACTGGATTCCGAAAAACAACCCAATCCTCTAATGTTTGTTACAGTCTTTCATTCAAGTTGTGTTCAGCTCATTTGCTTTAGTTTGTCTCTGACTCTGTAGCATGGGTTGTGAAGGGAAGTGGAATTTACTGGGAGGTAGATTCAGCAATGTGGTGCCAAAAGTACCAAAAAGCAAGTTTTCCCTTCTTTGctccatttttaaaatgtaggAAATCCAGGCTggtttttttaatagtttttaattCAACCTGATTTGATTTGAGCATCCTGCTGCTGATTCTGCCTCTCAAGAGAGTTTTCTCAGTTGAAGCATACTGAGGGATAATGACAAGGCATCTCTGTAAATCCTCTTATTTAATCATATCAAAGTGTCATGGTGGCGAGTCTGTGACAAATTACCAATAGATTCTATTGATTGCTGTTTTATAGACAATGGAGAATAAGACTTTATGTAGGAAAGGAAATTCAGGGCAGGGGGGAATGTAATTGTGAGATACAGTATAGctaaaaagtatttatttgaATAGTATaagaagagaaaatgtctttattttattatagttTTTATTAATACATTATGtctctttattttaaaagtcTTGGATTTTTGTAATATCTAAAGTGAAGTGCTCGGACATCAACAGATTCACAGCAGCTCCGCTCACTGTTAACTGATGACACCAGTCAGAGCCGCAAAGCGACAGCCGGGGAAAGTGCCGTGTTTCAGTTCAGCAGGAGACGCTGAATCGGTTCAGTCCGAATGTGCCAAGCTGCTTTCTGGTGacagtttaaagaaaatgtgtcGCCCCTCCACCAACttcaacaacacaaacaaatctaaGGCTGTTATTTGTTGAGGGGATGTCGGCTGGTTTGGGGTGAGGTTACTGACTCGCAGAAACAACAGGAGGCATTTAACCAGAAGGTAACTCAATCTTCTCTAACCTAAATCTGACAgcgatttatttatttatttattcgaAGACGTGTGTATCAGGACCTGCAATATCCCAAAATCTGATCTGACCATAGTGTGGATCAATGCAATGTGGTAAATCATTTCTGTCAAGAAAACAACGGGCTGTTTTCATTAAGGCATCCAGCCGCTTAGTTCAAGCACACGAGGAAAATCTGCCCTTCAACCGTCCACAAAGTCCAACTCCTTCTTATAATGTGACACTTTGGGCTGGGCGATAATTCAATATGATCAATCCTGACTTTCAGTGAATTGTATCATATGATAATCATATCGTCTGTTCAAATTAATGATGTTAATTAAAAATGCTGTTATAGTGGATTATATGTAAAGCGAAGGGGTCGCAAAGCGATCACAGTTCGTCCTGAGGGGGACGTGAATGCGTGagccacatttcatggcaaGCAAACTCACAGCTGTTATATTTcgctaaaaaacagaaatgttttttgtgttgctgctgatcAGACTTCATCTGAGAAACAAGGATACCTGGaccagatttcatggcaatccatccaaaagttGTTCAGATATCCGAGTTGGACCATGACGCCGTGCTGCTAAGTGTGGCTAAAAAACTGCTAACGAAAGTACAAACTGAAGTTTTGTTTTACACGTGTGGAGAGTTTACACTTTAATTATAGATGCTGAATATCACCCGGCCCTCCGTGAAGCCCATCAACACCTGCTCAACCTGTTGCCTGTCGCCTGATGTTTAATGATTCAGTCCTGGATGGCTTCTTGTTAACAGCGTTATGATTACAGCCCCGGGCCCAACAGCATAAAGGGACCTCaatgacgtgtgtgtgcgtgtttgttgaCAGTTGTTAAGGCTTTAGGCAATTATGTATGAGGGTTTAACGACTAAACTACTGTAAACAGCTCCGTGCTGCAAAACAATATTGTGCCATAAACGGAGTAACACAGCGAGGGATTCTTAACAAAGCCAGACCTTCCTTTGACATTAGTTTTAACAACTCACAGCATGTTACAGATGCGCTAACGACCCAAATCGTCTGTTTCCGGAGGGTCTGGGTACCCACTGCAGGGCTGCGGGTGAGAGTTAGTCAGAAGTGCCTTGGCCTGATATGCAACACGCCTGTTATTTTGCTGGCAGCTTGCTAACGCGGTCTTACGTGGTTCGAGGAATCTCATACAGCTCTATTCAGGcgtctttgctgctttttgcccacacacacagaaatctggTAACTGGCCTGGGTTATACTGTAACTTGGGTTTGTCCAGTTGTGTCACTTTTgcactgaagctgcagagtgGAAAAAGGAACTTTTACTTAGCATTTAAAACAATGACGTGGAACTAAAGCAGTGATTTCTAGGGTTATTTAAACGCAAGCGGATTTATCCCATCTGTTCAAACTACGGAGCAAAATGTGCAGAATTAGCACACTGTTTTTTATCATAGCTGAGGTAAGACAGCATATTATTATATCCTAACATCAACCAATATTTACTTATATTTTAGTCGACTTTATTCTGCTGTATTGGAAAACCAAATGTAAATCAAACATATCCTCTGATGAGActctttgattttattatttgcattagagaaaagcatgtttttatttaaaaaaaaaaaaaaaaaagggaaggacACACTCCAAGCAGGACTGAATGGAGTTTCTAATAATAAGAATGGGCACAATAAGTCtaatcaaataaatgcacaatCTCTACTAGGACCAATTCTTTACTGTGGGGGTGAAAAGGGGGTGCGAAGGTTCATAAAACATCTTGAAGCAAACACGATGCAAGCATGATGGTTTAATGTGCGCTTTTGTACCGCTGTGTTTTTAGGGCAACACCGGGACCTGAATTCACAGAGCATTTCAAAGCCGGCTCACTCTGAAGTGCTCTGACCGCTCAGgtccagttaaaaacaaaaagaaaaaaccctgttttgcttgcctgtctctctgctgaaTTCTGACTTACTATGTGAATGAAGTCGACTGGTGTTGCGGTGTACAAGTCCCAGTGCAGCTTGTCGAGAATGATCCTCTCCATGCGAAGAATCTCCGCTGTTGAAAAGTTGCATCCGCTCTGCACAACCAGGTCTTTAACAGAGCCTATTACCTATTTAAACAGACACCAACAAAGGGAAGCAAATAAACGTGTTTTGAAGTAGCACTGACGTGggtgtctcttttttttttgaacagcCGTTATTTGCAgggtttgtacagttttttaagAGTgaaattcaagcactttcaaggtaccTACCTGCTACAGtgataacaaaatccacctgttCTAGTAGCTGCTGAGCAGGTGCAATAGTTCAATGTGCACACGTATCAAAGTTCAGAGGACGCCGCTCATTCTCAGACGAGATGACCCGGCGTCATGAGGGTTACGGCACCATTGTCAGTCAATCTAGCTCCGCGTCTGGCTCAAGACGCCAGGAGACGGATCGTTCAATTTCAAATGTTAAAAGATTTTGGTTTACATGAGTGTTGTGTCGAAACGTCAGATCGAGttgaaaatgaagcatttttcaAGGAGTATGTTCAAATTCCAGTATATTCCCAACCTTGAAAACATAACAGTTCAAATTCAGCATTTTCCAAACTGTACAAACCCTGTGTTTTGATTATTGATAAGATCTcacctcatcttcctcattGATTTTGGCAGCCAGGACCAGTGAGGTAAAAGCAATGCATTTTAGGTATTTTGGTTGAgcctaaaaacagaaaagagatcATTTAGTTCTTAAGAAGCAGAAAGATTTCTGAATGTAAAACTGTCACTAAGTGAATTTGGGAAGTGATCATCTCGCTCAGCAAACATTCGCGTGCAGCCCAATGCAGAGAACAATGTGATGTAAAATACAGATTAAGTCAGTTGTTATACTGAATACAGTCTTGGAGCGTTATCTTAGGGACcaagaagtgaagaagaaaaagaaaaagatgatttGCATGACTGTAATATGCAGCCATTTGTGCAGGTTTTCAGTAATGGGACATTTTATATACAGAACACTGGCTGGAAACCATTATCAGACGCTGCACCTTGACAGTGGACAGCAGGCGGTTGAGGACGCAGACTCCCAGTGCAAAGGTCTCTGGACAGAACTGGAACAGCCTGTTCATGTCTCCGAGCCAAAGGATCATTTCTTGGTGTTGGGATGAAGAGATGTCAGCGCCCTGAGCGGCCAAAGGAGACGACCATTGGTTAATATATGAAAGAGTACAGGTCGGGCGTTCATTATCAACCCGTAACTTGAAGCTTGTCATAACCTGAACTGTTCAGAGCCTGCTGCTGAGTTCTgccttgtgtttccactgtaaTCCAGACTGGCATGTTACAGATGTATGCCAGCAGACATCAGTTTCTCTCATTAAATGGACCACTGTGGCAAGTCAAATGCCAGTTATGATATCTCAGCTACACCTTTTACTGCTAATCTGCCTTTTCTCGTTGATATTATGCTCTCACTTTACATATTCAATGTTTACCTACATCTGAAAATGACAgctttctttacatttacatacattaaaaTGCTACATTCAGCACCTTTAATCAACCTGGAAATGCAAAATGACCCTCTGTGCATACACGTGTGCTTGTCTCTCACCTGGATGCACCCATTCTTGAAGACCGGCACCTTCCAGAGGCGAGCCTCCCTCACCAGGGCCGCCTCCAGCAGGACGACCAGCCGACGGCTCTCCATGGCCACTGGGTTCTTCATCGCCACCACAGCAGAGGCCAGGCTGCACCCAGGGCACACGCACCTGAcggaggaggagacagatgagGCTACAATAGGAGCGTATTGGCCTACACTGAACAAACTTGCCTTGAAATCATCTGATAagctatgcacacacacttcatataGATGAATGGTCGATTCAGCTGCTTTATGCACATTTCACCTGCATTTTAAAAGATTTGATGGAGATGGAAGGTCTAACACTGGGTTCCCTTTCTGTGAGGTAATCCAACACAGAGGGTTTTAGCTGACAGAAAAGTTCAGGACTCTCAAAttttgcacaaaacagcaacTTCAACAGCTCCAGTAGGTCTCAAACTGGTTTCACAGCGtatattttgtcagttttgggCG
Above is a genomic segment from Chelmon rostratus isolate fCheRos1 chromosome 14, fCheRos1.pri, whole genome shotgun sequence containing:
- the ccni2 gene encoding cyclin-I, encoding MKNPVAMESRRLVVLLEAALVREARLWKVPVFKNGCIQGADISSSQHQEMILWLGDMNRLFQFCPETFALGVCVLNRLLSTVKAQPKYLKCIAFTSLVLAAKINEEDEVIGSVKDLVVQSGCNFSTAEILRMERIILDKLHWDLYTATPVDFIHIFHALLVSGHPHLVPSIGLGSGRDPTTDPGLLPAGPGHQKRPPGFQVALWTRQVQHCMACHQLWQFKGSTLALAIITLELEALTPDWFSVFTDLLKKAQVDSGEFIHCKEMVDEYLHSLEFSLPANAVYILDSAQIQDEERASSPTQRFRQARRGRGGGEQGDCDDYYDGFRCLYNEETTPGAEGNDAVGVQKNVSPCPPLHPAVN